One Nocardioides luti DNA window includes the following coding sequences:
- a CDS encoding Crp/Fnr family transcriptional regulator, translating into MAGAGEWSLLASLDEAQRSEVLATTRRRTFAKGEVLVHEGDPSDSLHLVASGRVAVRVSSPHGDNVTLNVLGPGDYFGELSLLDGNAPVRSATVVALEPAETRSLSATAFHELRRRHRGAEQLLLTLMARRVEDLSARLLEALYDGLDRRVYRRLRELARMYADGPGAVTIPLTQEHLSELVGGTRPSVNQVLQRLAGDGIVELGRGRIVVLDRARLDRKAG; encoded by the coding sequence ATGGCCGGTGCCGGGGAGTGGTCCTTGCTCGCCTCGCTCGACGAGGCGCAGCGCAGCGAGGTGCTGGCGACCACGCGCCGGCGTACGTTCGCGAAGGGCGAGGTGCTCGTCCACGAGGGCGACCCGTCCGACAGCCTGCACCTGGTCGCGTCCGGACGTGTGGCGGTGCGCGTCTCGAGCCCGCACGGCGACAACGTCACGCTGAACGTGCTCGGTCCGGGCGACTACTTCGGTGAGCTGTCGCTGCTCGACGGCAACGCCCCGGTCCGCTCGGCCACGGTCGTCGCGCTCGAGCCCGCCGAGACGCGCTCGCTGTCCGCGACAGCCTTCCACGAGCTCCGCCGCCGGCACCGTGGCGCCGAGCAGCTGCTGCTGACGCTGATGGCGCGCCGGGTCGAGGACCTGTCCGCGCGGCTGCTCGAGGCGCTGTACGACGGGCTCGACCGGCGGGTCTACCGACGGCTGCGCGAGCTCGCCCGGATGTACGCCGACGGGCCCGGCGCCGTGACGATCCCGCTCACCCAGGAGCACCTCTCCGAGCTGGTCGGCGGCACCCGTCCGAGCGTGAACCAGGTGCTGCAGCGGCTGGCCGGCGACGGCATCGTCGAGCTGGGCCGCGGGCGCATCGTGGTGCTGGACCGGGCCCGCC